A genomic stretch from Thunnus maccoyii chromosome 19, fThuMac1.1, whole genome shotgun sequence includes:
- the LOC121885866 gene encoding UPF0729 protein C18orf32 homolog yields MVCIPCIVIPVLLWVYKRFLEPFLYPFISPIINTFWTKKAVQETGASDQKVSEKCNGTDKPESNGEATANGSTIAADKKTD; encoded by the exons ATGGTGTGCATTCCCTGTATTGTGATTCCTGTCCTGTTGTGGGTCTACAAGAGGTTCCTGGAGCCTTTCCTCTATCCTTTCATTTCACCCATCATTAATACATTCTGGACCAAAAAAGCAGTCCAGGAGACAGGCGCTAGTGACCAAAAAGTTAGTGAAAAGTGTAATGGGACAGACAAG CCTGAAAGCAATGGTGAGGCCACTGCCAACGGATCTACTATAGCAGCGGATAAGAAGACGGACTGA
- the rad1 gene encoding cell cycle checkpoint protein RAD1, producing the protein MPLSTQSQPDDEQYVLVASLDNARNLSNILKAITFKDHAIFSATPNGLKVTVEDCKCLQANAFIQAEIFQEFTIKEDLVGFQVNLTVLLDCLNIFGGSTVPGISTALRMCYRGYGYPLTLFLEEGGVVTVCKINTQEPEEPIDFDFCSTNVTNKAILLSESLKEAFSELDMTSEVLQITMSPSQPYFRLSTFGNSGNAHYDYPKDSDMMELFRCTKTQTNRYKMSLLKPSTKALALSCKVSVRTDSRGFLSLQYLVRNDDGQICFVEYYCCPDEEVDED; encoded by the exons ATGCCTCTGTCAACCCAGTCTCAACCCGACGATGAACAGTACGTGTTAGTGGCCAGTCTCGATAATGCTCGCAATCTGTCAAACATCCTGAAAGCAATCACCTTCAAGGACCATGCCATCTTCAGCGCTACACCCAACGGCCTGAAGGTCACTGTGGAAGACTGCAAATGTCTTCAAGCCAATGCCTTCATCCAG GCTGAGATCTTCCAAGAGTTCACCATTAAAGAAGACTTGGTGGGTTTTCAGGTCAACCTTACTGTTCTGCTGGACTGCCTCAATATCTTTGGAGGAAGCACAGTACCAG GAATATCAACAGCCTTACGGATGTGCTACAGGGGATATGGTTACCCTCTGACCTTGTTCCTGGAGGAGGGTGGGGTGGTAACTGTTTGCAAGATCAACACACAAGAACCAGAAGAGCCAATTGACTTTGACTTCTGCAGCACCAACGTCACAAACAAG GCGATCCTGCTGTCAGAGAGTCTGAAGGAAGCCTTTTCTGAACTGGACATGACCAGCGAGGTGCTACAGATCACCATGTCCCCCAGCCAGCCGTACTTTCG GTTGTCTACATTTGGGAACTCTGGAAATGCACATTATGATTATCCCAAAGACTCAGACATGATGGAGCTGTTCCGTTGCACCAAGACGCAAACCAACAG GTATAAGATGTCGTTGTTGAAGCCGTCCACCAAGGCTCTGGCTTTGTCCTGTAAAGTCTCTGTGAGGACAGATAGCAGAGgtttcctctctctgcagtACCTGGTCAGAAACGACGATGGACAAATCTGCTTTGTAGAATATTATTGTTGTCCTGACGAGGAGGTGGATGAGGATTGA